One Prinia subflava isolate CZ2003 ecotype Zambia chromosome 8, Cam_Psub_1.2, whole genome shotgun sequence DNA window includes the following coding sequences:
- the POM121 gene encoding nuclear envelope pore membrane protein POM 121 isoform X2 — MKQGRRAEAPAPRGADLPSRSPLGHHRPLPSAAAPKRPWRRGGGGQAVLRDASRACRPPRPPPEGSFVIPAERRGRAPLPGRAASRRSALRARPAPPSPRPRSVPCRSPRLAPPPLHGRTFQRCRPRGRRHGRRRRAELSPHPASRAPAMELGKVTVSINKAINAQEVAVKEKHARTCILGTHHEKGAQTFWSVVNRLPLSSNAVLCWKFCHVFHKLLRDGHSNVLKDSMRYKNELSDMSRMWGHLSEGYGQLCSIYLKLLRTKMEFHTKNPRFPGNLQMSDRQLDEAGENDVNNFFQLTVEMFDYLECELNLFQTVFSSLDMSRSVSVTAAGQCRLAPLIQVILDSSHLYDYTVKLLFKLHSCLPADTLQGHRDRFLEQFRKLKDLFYRSSNLQYFKQLIQIPQLPENPPNFLRASALSEHISPVVVIPAEASSPDSEPITDLVEMDAASQSLFDNKFDDIFGSSFSCDPFNFNSQNGMSKDDKDRLIEQLYREITALKEELENFKAEVRDNQSTRGVVQLRDRASELEAELAEQQHLKQQAQDESEFLRTELEELKKQREDTEKAQRSLTEIERRAQANEQRYSKLKEKYSELVQNHADLLRKNAEVTKQITVARQAQGDVEQEKKELEDSFQRVSEQAQRKSQEQAEVLETLKQELAASRQELQVFQGMLESSTQAGAEQNTRIASLEQERDRLSQAAEQHRDEMAALQAKLQHLQDMRSHEQESSRTELEMLQTQLRDKENTAQTLQQHLIEEQLSLLQGTIHEAKRMVQDALAHMEDPAHVSCTGSADCLLSQTLAASECTERLQDAHSKYLSDGAAMGSLLPCLALFAHLVSNTLMQGSATSHVAPVEPADRLLELCKQCGSEAVSYLSALQDPGMVASADCSLVTACLGQISAIGEELRPRGLDVKQEELGDLVDKEMAATATAIETASARIEEMLSKARAGDTGVKLEVNERILGSCTGLMQAIHVLVLASKDLQREIVESGRGAASPKEFYAKNSRWTEGLISASKAVGWGATVMVDAADLVVQGKGTFEELMVCSREIAASTAQLVAASKVKADKDSANLCKLQQASRGVNQATASVVASTKAGKSQVEEKDSMDFSSMTLTQIKRQEMDSQVRVLELENQLQKERQKLGELRKKHYELAGVAEGWEEDGFLAAGRRPRAAGTRCLRPGRPCRSACPPPAGRAAPPAARLGPVVPPRFAAPSP, encoded by the exons ATGAAGCAAGGCAGGAGGGCTGAGGCGCCTGCGCCGAGGGGTGCAGACCTCCCCAGCCGCTCACCGCTCGGCCACCATCGCCCCCTACCCTCTGCCGCTGCCCCGAAGCGGCCgtggcggcgcggcgggggTGGGCAGGCGGTTCTGCGGGACGCCTCCCGGGCGTGCCGCCCTCCGCGCCCGCCCCCCGAGGGTTCCTTTGTTATTCCGGCCgagcgccgcggccgcgccccTCTCCCTGGCCGTGCCGCCTCTCGCAGGAGCGcgctccgcgcccgccccgcgcccccctcaccccggccccgctccgtcCCCTGCCGCTCCCCCCGTCTCGCTCCGCCGCCGCTGCACGGCAGAACCTTCCAGCGCTGCCGCCCGCGGGGTCGCCGCCAtgggcgccgccgccgcgctgaGCTGAGCCCGCACCCGGCGTCGCGAGCCCCCGCCATGGAGCTGGGCAAGGTG ACCGTCAGCATCAATAAGGCCATTAATGCGCAGGAAGTGGCTGTCAAGGAGAAACATGCCAGGA CGTGCATTCTGGGCACCCACCATGAGAAGGGAGCACAGACGTTCTGGTCAGTGGTGAACCGGCTGCCACTGTCCAGCAATGCCGTGCTCTGCTGGAAGTTCTGCCATGTCTTCCACAAGCTCCTCCGGGATGGACATTCCAAT GTGCTGAAAGACTCCATGCGATACAAGAATGAGCTGAGCGACATGAGCAGGATGTGG GGCCACCTGAGTGAGGGTTATGGTCAACTCTGCAGCATCTACCTCAAACTGCTGAGAACCAAGATGGAATTTCACACCAAG AATCCCCGATTCCCTGGAAATCTGCAGATGTCCGACCGGCAGCTTGATGAGGCTGGGGAGAACGATGTCAATAACTT TTTTCAGCTGACGGTGGAGATGTTTGACTACCTGGAGTGTGAACTGAACCTCTTCCAGACAG TGTTCAGCTCCCTGGACATGTCACGCTCGGTGTCAGTGACAGCAGCGGGGCAGTGCCGTCTGGCTCCGCTTATCCAGGTGATCCTGGACTCCAGCCACCTCTACGACTACACCGTCAAGCTGCTCTTCAAGCTCCACTCCT GTCTGCCAGCGGATACACTGCAGGGCCACCGAGATCGCTTCCTGGAGCAGTTCCGAAA GCTCAAGGACCTTTTCTACCGCTCCAGCAACCTGCAGTACTTCAAGCAGCTGATTCAGATCCCGCAGCTGCCAGAG aacCCTCCCAATTTCCTGCGTGCCTCTGCGCTGTCGGAGCACATCAGCCCTGTGGTGGTGATCCCCGCTGAGGCATCCTCACCTGACAGCGAACCCATCACAGACCTGGTGGAGATGGATGCAGCCTCTCAG AGCCTGTTTGACAACAAGTTTGATGACATCTTtggcagctccttcagctgtgACCCCTTCAACTTCAACAGCCAGAACGGGATGAGCAAGGATGACAA GGACCGGCTAATTGAGCAGCTTTACAGGGAGATCACAGCCctgaaggaagagctggagaACTTCAAGGCTGAGGTGCGTGATAACCAG AGCACACGGGGTGTGGTGCAGCTGCGTGACCGTGCCAGCGAGCTGGAGGCTGAGCTGGCCGAACAGCAGCACCTgaagcagcaggcacaggacGAGAGTGAGTTCCTGcgcacagagctggaggagctgaagaagcagcgggAGGACACGGAGAAGGCTCAGCGGAGCCTGACGGAAATTGAGA GACGGGCACAGGCCAATGAGCAGCGGTACAgcaaactgaaggaaaagtacAGCGAGCTGGTGCAGAACCATGCTGACCTGCTGCGCAAG AATGCAGAGGTGACTAAGCAGATTACAGTGGCCAGGCAGGCCCAGGGGGATGtggagcaggaaaagaaggaacTGGAGGACTCCTTCCAACGGGTGAGCgagcaggcacagaggaag TctcaggagcaggcagaggtgctggagacactgaagcaggagctggcagccagcagacAGGAGCTACAGGTCTTCCAGGGCATGCTGGAGTCCAGCACACAG gcaggagcagaacagAACACTCGGAttgccagcctggagcaggagagggacaggctgagccaagcagcagagcagcacagggacgagatggcagctctgcaggctaagctgcagcacctgcaggacaTGCGCAGCCatgagcaggagagcagcaggacagagctggagatgctgcagaCCCAGCTGAGAGACAAG GAGAACACAGCgcagacactgcagcagcacctgatTGAGgagcagctgtccctgctgcagggcaccaTCCACGAGGCGAAGCGCATGGTGCAGGATGCCTTGGCTCACATGGAGGATCCTGCTCATGTCAGCTGCACTGGCTCAGCAG ATTGCCTCCTGTCCCAGACACTGGCAGCCTCCGAGTGCACAGAGCGGCTGCAGGACGCACACAGCAAGTACCTTTCGGATGGTGCAG CCATGggttccctgctgccctgcctggccctcTTCGCCCACCTGGTCAGCAACACCCTCATGCAGGGCAGTGCAACCTCCCATGTGGCCCCTGTGGAGCCTGCTGACC gtctgctggagctgtgcaagcAGTGTGGCAGTGAGGCTGTGAGCTACCTCAGCGCCCTGCAAGACCCAGGGATGGTGGCAAGTGCTGATTGCAGCCTGGTGACAGCCTGCCTGGGCCAGATCAGCGCCATCGGGGAG GAGCTGCGTCCCAGAGGTCTGGATGTcaagcaggaggagctgggtgaCCTAGTGGACAAGGAGATGGCAGCAACGGCCACAGCTATCGAAACAGCATCTGCCCGTATTGAG GAGATGCTGAGCAAGGCACGGGCTGGTGACACTGGAGTCAAACTGGAAGTTAACGAGAG GATCCTGGGCTCCTGCACAGGCCTCATGCAGGCCATCCATGTCCTAGTCCTGGCCTCTAAGGACCTCCAGAGAGAGATCGTGGAGAGTGGACGg GGTGCAGCATCCCCCAAGGAGTTCTATGCCAAGAATTCACGCTGGACCGAGGGTCTCATCTCTGCCTCCAAGGCAGTAGGCTGGGGTGCCACTGTCATGGT TGATGCTGCTGACCTGGTAGTGCAAGGCAAGGGGACATTTGAGGAACTGATGGTCTGTTCCCGGGAGATTGCAGCCAGCACCGCGCAGCTGGTGGCAGCCTCCAAG GTGAAGGCAGACAAAGACAGTGCCAACCTCTGCAAGCTCCAACAAGCTTCCCGGGGCGTCAACCAGGCCACAGCCAGCGTGGTGGCCTCCACCAAGGCTGGGAAGTCTCAGGTGGAGGAGAAAG ATAGCATGGACTTCTCCAGCATGACACTCACCCAGATCAAGCGTCAGGAGATGGACTCGCAG gtgcgggtgctggagctggagaacCAACTGCAGAAGGAGCGGCAGAAGCTGGGGGAGCTGCGCAAGAAGCACTACGAGCTGGCTGGTGtggcagagggctgggaggaggatg GGTTCCTCGCTGCCGGCCGCAGGCCCCGCGCCGCCGGTACCCGCTGCCTGAGGCCCGGCCGGCCGTGCCGCTCTGCTTGCCCGCCGCCCGCTGGGAGGGCGGCTCCCCCCGCAGCGCGCCTTGGGCCCGTCGTGCCACCCCGCTTCGCAGCCCCGTCACCGTGA
- the POM121 gene encoding nuclear envelope pore membrane protein POM 121 isoform X3 yields MKQGRRAEAPAPRGADLPSRSPLGHHRPLPSAAAPKRPWRRGGGGQAVLRDASRACRPPRPPPEGSFVIPAERRGRAPLPGRAASRRSALRARPAPPSPRPRSVPCRSPRLAPPPLHGRTFQRCRPRGRRHGRRRRAELSPHPASRAPAMELGKVTVSINKAINAQEVAVKEKHARTCILGTHHEKGAQTFWSVVNRLPLSSNAVLCWKFCHVFHKLLRDGHSNVLKDSMRYKNELSDMSRMWGHLSEGYGQLCSIYLKLLRTKMEFHTKNPRFPGNLQMSDRQLDEAGENDVNNFFQLTVEMFDYLECELNLFQTVFSSLDMSRSVSVTAAGQCRLAPLIQVILDSSHLYDYTVKLLFKLHSCLPADTLQGHRDRFLEQFRKLKDLFYRSSNLQYFKQLIQIPQLPENPPNFLRASALSEHISPVVVIPAEASSPDSEPITDLVEMDAASQSLFDNKFDDIFGSSFSCDPFNFNSQNGMSKDDKDRLIEQLYREITALKEELENFKAESTRGVVQLRDRASELEAELAEQQHLKQQAQDESEFLRTELEELKKQREDTEKAQRSLTEIERRAQANEQRYSKLKEKYSELVQNHADLLRKNAEVTKQITVARQAQGDVEQEKKELEDSFQRVSEQAQRKSQEQAEVLETLKQELAASRQELQVFQGMLESSTQAGAEQNTRIASLEQERDRLSQAAEQHRDEMAALQAKLQHLQDMRSHEQESSRTELEMLQTQLRDKQENTAQTLQQHLIEEQLSLLQGTIHEAKRMVQDALAHMEDPAHVSCTGSADCLLSQTLAASECTERLQDAHSKYLSDGAAMGSLLPCLALFAHLVSNTLMQGSATSHVAPVEPADRLLELCKQCGSEAVSYLSALQDPGMVASADCSLVTACLGQISAIGEELRPRGLDVKQEELGDLVDKEMAATATAIETASARIEEMLSKARAGDTGVKLEVNERILGSCTGLMQAIHVLVLASKDLQREIVESGRGAASPKEFYAKNSRWTEGLISASKAVGWGATVMVDAADLVVQGKGTFEELMVCSREIAASTAQLVAASKVKADKDSANLCKLQQASRGVNQATASVVASTKAGKSQVEEKDSMDFSSMTLTQIKRQEMDSQVRVLELENQLQKERQKLGELRKKHYELAGVAEGWEEDGFLAAGRRPRAAGTRCLRPGRPCRSACPPPAGRAAPPAARLGPVVPPRFAAPSP; encoded by the exons ATGAAGCAAGGCAGGAGGGCTGAGGCGCCTGCGCCGAGGGGTGCAGACCTCCCCAGCCGCTCACCGCTCGGCCACCATCGCCCCCTACCCTCTGCCGCTGCCCCGAAGCGGCCgtggcggcgcggcgggggTGGGCAGGCGGTTCTGCGGGACGCCTCCCGGGCGTGCCGCCCTCCGCGCCCGCCCCCCGAGGGTTCCTTTGTTATTCCGGCCgagcgccgcggccgcgccccTCTCCCTGGCCGTGCCGCCTCTCGCAGGAGCGcgctccgcgcccgccccgcgcccccctcaccccggccccgctccgtcCCCTGCCGCTCCCCCCGTCTCGCTCCGCCGCCGCTGCACGGCAGAACCTTCCAGCGCTGCCGCCCGCGGGGTCGCCGCCAtgggcgccgccgccgcgctgaGCTGAGCCCGCACCCGGCGTCGCGAGCCCCCGCCATGGAGCTGGGCAAGGTG ACCGTCAGCATCAATAAGGCCATTAATGCGCAGGAAGTGGCTGTCAAGGAGAAACATGCCAGGA CGTGCATTCTGGGCACCCACCATGAGAAGGGAGCACAGACGTTCTGGTCAGTGGTGAACCGGCTGCCACTGTCCAGCAATGCCGTGCTCTGCTGGAAGTTCTGCCATGTCTTCCACAAGCTCCTCCGGGATGGACATTCCAAT GTGCTGAAAGACTCCATGCGATACAAGAATGAGCTGAGCGACATGAGCAGGATGTGG GGCCACCTGAGTGAGGGTTATGGTCAACTCTGCAGCATCTACCTCAAACTGCTGAGAACCAAGATGGAATTTCACACCAAG AATCCCCGATTCCCTGGAAATCTGCAGATGTCCGACCGGCAGCTTGATGAGGCTGGGGAGAACGATGTCAATAACTT TTTTCAGCTGACGGTGGAGATGTTTGACTACCTGGAGTGTGAACTGAACCTCTTCCAGACAG TGTTCAGCTCCCTGGACATGTCACGCTCGGTGTCAGTGACAGCAGCGGGGCAGTGCCGTCTGGCTCCGCTTATCCAGGTGATCCTGGACTCCAGCCACCTCTACGACTACACCGTCAAGCTGCTCTTCAAGCTCCACTCCT GTCTGCCAGCGGATACACTGCAGGGCCACCGAGATCGCTTCCTGGAGCAGTTCCGAAA GCTCAAGGACCTTTTCTACCGCTCCAGCAACCTGCAGTACTTCAAGCAGCTGATTCAGATCCCGCAGCTGCCAGAG aacCCTCCCAATTTCCTGCGTGCCTCTGCGCTGTCGGAGCACATCAGCCCTGTGGTGGTGATCCCCGCTGAGGCATCCTCACCTGACAGCGAACCCATCACAGACCTGGTGGAGATGGATGCAGCCTCTCAG AGCCTGTTTGACAACAAGTTTGATGACATCTTtggcagctccttcagctgtgACCCCTTCAACTTCAACAGCCAGAACGGGATGAGCAAGGATGACAA GGACCGGCTAATTGAGCAGCTTTACAGGGAGATCACAGCCctgaaggaagagctggagaACTTCAAGGCTGAG AGCACACGGGGTGTGGTGCAGCTGCGTGACCGTGCCAGCGAGCTGGAGGCTGAGCTGGCCGAACAGCAGCACCTgaagcagcaggcacaggacGAGAGTGAGTTCCTGcgcacagagctggaggagctgaagaagcagcgggAGGACACGGAGAAGGCTCAGCGGAGCCTGACGGAAATTGAGA GACGGGCACAGGCCAATGAGCAGCGGTACAgcaaactgaaggaaaagtacAGCGAGCTGGTGCAGAACCATGCTGACCTGCTGCGCAAG AATGCAGAGGTGACTAAGCAGATTACAGTGGCCAGGCAGGCCCAGGGGGATGtggagcaggaaaagaaggaacTGGAGGACTCCTTCCAACGGGTGAGCgagcaggcacagaggaag TctcaggagcaggcagaggtgctggagacactgaagcaggagctggcagccagcagacAGGAGCTACAGGTCTTCCAGGGCATGCTGGAGTCCAGCACACAG gcaggagcagaacagAACACTCGGAttgccagcctggagcaggagagggacaggctgagccaagcagcagagcagcacagggacgagatggcagctctgcaggctaagctgcagcacctgcaggacaTGCGCAGCCatgagcaggagagcagcaggacagagctggagatgctgcagaCCCAGCTGAGAGACAAG CAGGAGAACACAGCgcagacactgcagcagcacctgatTGAGgagcagctgtccctgctgcagggcaccaTCCACGAGGCGAAGCGCATGGTGCAGGATGCCTTGGCTCACATGGAGGATCCTGCTCATGTCAGCTGCACTGGCTCAGCAG ATTGCCTCCTGTCCCAGACACTGGCAGCCTCCGAGTGCACAGAGCGGCTGCAGGACGCACACAGCAAGTACCTTTCGGATGGTGCAG CCATGggttccctgctgccctgcctggccctcTTCGCCCACCTGGTCAGCAACACCCTCATGCAGGGCAGTGCAACCTCCCATGTGGCCCCTGTGGAGCCTGCTGACC gtctgctggagctgtgcaagcAGTGTGGCAGTGAGGCTGTGAGCTACCTCAGCGCCCTGCAAGACCCAGGGATGGTGGCAAGTGCTGATTGCAGCCTGGTGACAGCCTGCCTGGGCCAGATCAGCGCCATCGGGGAG GAGCTGCGTCCCAGAGGTCTGGATGTcaagcaggaggagctgggtgaCCTAGTGGACAAGGAGATGGCAGCAACGGCCACAGCTATCGAAACAGCATCTGCCCGTATTGAG GAGATGCTGAGCAAGGCACGGGCTGGTGACACTGGAGTCAAACTGGAAGTTAACGAGAG GATCCTGGGCTCCTGCACAGGCCTCATGCAGGCCATCCATGTCCTAGTCCTGGCCTCTAAGGACCTCCAGAGAGAGATCGTGGAGAGTGGACGg GGTGCAGCATCCCCCAAGGAGTTCTATGCCAAGAATTCACGCTGGACCGAGGGTCTCATCTCTGCCTCCAAGGCAGTAGGCTGGGGTGCCACTGTCATGGT TGATGCTGCTGACCTGGTAGTGCAAGGCAAGGGGACATTTGAGGAACTGATGGTCTGTTCCCGGGAGATTGCAGCCAGCACCGCGCAGCTGGTGGCAGCCTCCAAG GTGAAGGCAGACAAAGACAGTGCCAACCTCTGCAAGCTCCAACAAGCTTCCCGGGGCGTCAACCAGGCCACAGCCAGCGTGGTGGCCTCCACCAAGGCTGGGAAGTCTCAGGTGGAGGAGAAAG ATAGCATGGACTTCTCCAGCATGACACTCACCCAGATCAAGCGTCAGGAGATGGACTCGCAG gtgcgggtgctggagctggagaacCAACTGCAGAAGGAGCGGCAGAAGCTGGGGGAGCTGCGCAAGAAGCACTACGAGCTGGCTGGTGtggcagagggctgggaggaggatg GGTTCCTCGCTGCCGGCCGCAGGCCCCGCGCCGCCGGTACCCGCTGCCTGAGGCCCGGCCGGCCGTGCCGCTCTGCTTGCCCGCCGCCCGCTGGGAGGGCGGCTCCCCCCGCAGCGCGCCTTGGGCCCGTCGTGCCACCCCGCTTCGCAGCCCCGTCACCGTGA
- the POM121 gene encoding nuclear envelope pore membrane protein POM 121 isoform X5 — protein MKQGRRAEAPAPRGADLPSRSPLGHHRPLPSAAAPKRPWRRGGGGQAVLRDASRACRPPRPPPEGSFVIPAERRGRAPLPGRAASRRSALRARPAPPSPRPRSVPCRSPRLAPPPLHGRTFQRCRPRGRRHGRRRRAELSPHPASRAPAMELGKVTVSINKAINAQEVAVKEKHARTCILGTHHEKGAQTFWSVVNRLPLSSNAVLCWKFCHVFHKLLRDGHSNVLKDSMRYKNELSDMSRMWGHLSEGYGQLCSIYLKLLRTKMEFHTKNPRFPGNLQMSDRQLDEAGENDVNNFFQLTVEMFDYLECELNLFQTVFSSLDMSRSVSVTAAGQCRLAPLIQVILDSSHLYDYTVKLLFKLHSCLPADTLQGHRDRFLEQFRKLKDLFYRSSNLQYFKQLIQIPQLPENPPNFLRASALSEHISPVVVIPAEASSPDSEPITDLVEMDAASQSLFDNKFDDIFGSSFSCDPFNFNSQNGMSKDDKDRLIEQLYREITALKEELENFKAEVRDNQSTRGVVQLRDRASELEAELAEQQHLKQQAQDESEFLRTELEELKKQREDTEKAQRSLTEIERRAQANEQRYSKLKEKYSELVQNHADLLRKNAEVTKQITVARQAQGDVEQEKKELEDSFQRVSEQAQRKSQEQAEVLETLKQELAASRQELQVFQGMLESSTQAGAEQNTRIASLEQERDRLSQAAEQHRDEMAALQAKLQHLQDMRSHEQESSRTELEMLQTQLRDKQENTAQTLQQHLIEEQLSLLQGTIHEAKRMVQDALAHMEDPAHVSCTGSADCLLSQTLAASECTERLQDAHSKYLSDGAAMGSLLPCLALFAHLVSNTLMQGSATSHVAPVEPADRLLELCKQCGSEAVSYLSALQDPGMVASADCSLVTACLGQISAIGEELRPRGLDVKQEELGDLVDKEMAATATAIETASARIEEMLSKARAGDTGVKLEVNERILGSCTGLMQAIHVLVLASKDLQREIVESGRGAASPKEFYAKNSRWTEGLISASKAVGWGATVMVDAADLVVQGKGTFEELMVCSREIAASTAQLVAASKVKADKDSANLCKLQQASRGVNQATASVVASTKAGKSQVEEKDSMDFSSMTLTQIKRQEMDSQVRVLELENQLQKERQKLGELRKKHYELAGVAEGWEEDGATSSTRAELPVRHQDQCTDCTCIY, from the exons ATGAAGCAAGGCAGGAGGGCTGAGGCGCCTGCGCCGAGGGGTGCAGACCTCCCCAGCCGCTCACCGCTCGGCCACCATCGCCCCCTACCCTCTGCCGCTGCCCCGAAGCGGCCgtggcggcgcggcgggggTGGGCAGGCGGTTCTGCGGGACGCCTCCCGGGCGTGCCGCCCTCCGCGCCCGCCCCCCGAGGGTTCCTTTGTTATTCCGGCCgagcgccgcggccgcgccccTCTCCCTGGCCGTGCCGCCTCTCGCAGGAGCGcgctccgcgcccgccccgcgcccccctcaccccggccccgctccgtcCCCTGCCGCTCCCCCCGTCTCGCTCCGCCGCCGCTGCACGGCAGAACCTTCCAGCGCTGCCGCCCGCGGGGTCGCCGCCAtgggcgccgccgccgcgctgaGCTGAGCCCGCACCCGGCGTCGCGAGCCCCCGCCATGGAGCTGGGCAAGGTG ACCGTCAGCATCAATAAGGCCATTAATGCGCAGGAAGTGGCTGTCAAGGAGAAACATGCCAGGA CGTGCATTCTGGGCACCCACCATGAGAAGGGAGCACAGACGTTCTGGTCAGTGGTGAACCGGCTGCCACTGTCCAGCAATGCCGTGCTCTGCTGGAAGTTCTGCCATGTCTTCCACAAGCTCCTCCGGGATGGACATTCCAAT GTGCTGAAAGACTCCATGCGATACAAGAATGAGCTGAGCGACATGAGCAGGATGTGG GGCCACCTGAGTGAGGGTTATGGTCAACTCTGCAGCATCTACCTCAAACTGCTGAGAACCAAGATGGAATTTCACACCAAG AATCCCCGATTCCCTGGAAATCTGCAGATGTCCGACCGGCAGCTTGATGAGGCTGGGGAGAACGATGTCAATAACTT TTTTCAGCTGACGGTGGAGATGTTTGACTACCTGGAGTGTGAACTGAACCTCTTCCAGACAG TGTTCAGCTCCCTGGACATGTCACGCTCGGTGTCAGTGACAGCAGCGGGGCAGTGCCGTCTGGCTCCGCTTATCCAGGTGATCCTGGACTCCAGCCACCTCTACGACTACACCGTCAAGCTGCTCTTCAAGCTCCACTCCT GTCTGCCAGCGGATACACTGCAGGGCCACCGAGATCGCTTCCTGGAGCAGTTCCGAAA GCTCAAGGACCTTTTCTACCGCTCCAGCAACCTGCAGTACTTCAAGCAGCTGATTCAGATCCCGCAGCTGCCAGAG aacCCTCCCAATTTCCTGCGTGCCTCTGCGCTGTCGGAGCACATCAGCCCTGTGGTGGTGATCCCCGCTGAGGCATCCTCACCTGACAGCGAACCCATCACAGACCTGGTGGAGATGGATGCAGCCTCTCAG AGCCTGTTTGACAACAAGTTTGATGACATCTTtggcagctccttcagctgtgACCCCTTCAACTTCAACAGCCAGAACGGGATGAGCAAGGATGACAA GGACCGGCTAATTGAGCAGCTTTACAGGGAGATCACAGCCctgaaggaagagctggagaACTTCAAGGCTGAGGTGCGTGATAACCAG AGCACACGGGGTGTGGTGCAGCTGCGTGACCGTGCCAGCGAGCTGGAGGCTGAGCTGGCCGAACAGCAGCACCTgaagcagcaggcacaggacGAGAGTGAGTTCCTGcgcacagagctggaggagctgaagaagcagcgggAGGACACGGAGAAGGCTCAGCGGAGCCTGACGGAAATTGAGA GACGGGCACAGGCCAATGAGCAGCGGTACAgcaaactgaaggaaaagtacAGCGAGCTGGTGCAGAACCATGCTGACCTGCTGCGCAAG AATGCAGAGGTGACTAAGCAGATTACAGTGGCCAGGCAGGCCCAGGGGGATGtggagcaggaaaagaaggaacTGGAGGACTCCTTCCAACGGGTGAGCgagcaggcacagaggaag TctcaggagcaggcagaggtgctggagacactgaagcaggagctggcagccagcagacAGGAGCTACAGGTCTTCCAGGGCATGCTGGAGTCCAGCACACAG gcaggagcagaacagAACACTCGGAttgccagcctggagcaggagagggacaggctgagccaagcagcagagcagcacagggacgagatggcagctctgcaggctaagctgcagcacctgcaggacaTGCGCAGCCatgagcaggagagcagcaggacagagctggagatgctgcagaCCCAGCTGAGAGACAAG CAGGAGAACACAGCgcagacactgcagcagcacctgatTGAGgagcagctgtccctgctgcagggcaccaTCCACGAGGCGAAGCGCATGGTGCAGGATGCCTTGGCTCACATGGAGGATCCTGCTCATGTCAGCTGCACTGGCTCAGCAG ATTGCCTCCTGTCCCAGACACTGGCAGCCTCCGAGTGCACAGAGCGGCTGCAGGACGCACACAGCAAGTACCTTTCGGATGGTGCAG CCATGggttccctgctgccctgcctggccctcTTCGCCCACCTGGTCAGCAACACCCTCATGCAGGGCAGTGCAACCTCCCATGTGGCCCCTGTGGAGCCTGCTGACC gtctgctggagctgtgcaagcAGTGTGGCAGTGAGGCTGTGAGCTACCTCAGCGCCCTGCAAGACCCAGGGATGGTGGCAAGTGCTGATTGCAGCCTGGTGACAGCCTGCCTGGGCCAGATCAGCGCCATCGGGGAG GAGCTGCGTCCCAGAGGTCTGGATGTcaagcaggaggagctgggtgaCCTAGTGGACAAGGAGATGGCAGCAACGGCCACAGCTATCGAAACAGCATCTGCCCGTATTGAG GAGATGCTGAGCAAGGCACGGGCTGGTGACACTGGAGTCAAACTGGAAGTTAACGAGAG GATCCTGGGCTCCTGCACAGGCCTCATGCAGGCCATCCATGTCCTAGTCCTGGCCTCTAAGGACCTCCAGAGAGAGATCGTGGAGAGTGGACGg GGTGCAGCATCCCCCAAGGAGTTCTATGCCAAGAATTCACGCTGGACCGAGGGTCTCATCTCTGCCTCCAAGGCAGTAGGCTGGGGTGCCACTGTCATGGT TGATGCTGCTGACCTGGTAGTGCAAGGCAAGGGGACATTTGAGGAACTGATGGTCTGTTCCCGGGAGATTGCAGCCAGCACCGCGCAGCTGGTGGCAGCCTCCAAG GTGAAGGCAGACAAAGACAGTGCCAACCTCTGCAAGCTCCAACAAGCTTCCCGGGGCGTCAACCAGGCCACAGCCAGCGTGGTGGCCTCCACCAAGGCTGGGAAGTCTCAGGTGGAGGAGAAAG ATAGCATGGACTTCTCCAGCATGACACTCACCCAGATCAAGCGTCAGGAGATGGACTCGCAG gtgcgggtgctggagctggagaacCAACTGCAGAAGGAGCGGCAGAAGCTGGGGGAGCTGCGCAAGAAGCACTACGAGCTGGCTGGTGtggcagagggctgggaggaggatg GAGCCACCTCCAgcaccagagctgagctgccagTGAGACACCAGGACCAGTGCACAGACTGCACCTGTATTTATTAG